The proteins below are encoded in one region of Malaclemys terrapin pileata isolate rMalTer1 chromosome 20, rMalTer1.hap1, whole genome shotgun sequence:
- the LOC128826572 gene encoding immunoglobulin superfamily member 1-like isoform X2 — MVSALISESALVLLLSFWLAGRSQESGQGSYPKPSISVSPGGVIPVGGNVTIRCRHQHLGMRFLLYKAGDGNYLTYTDPAGSEAEFPITSARREQSGNYTCHYSDRTVRAAYSEPSDPVQIIVAELSYPKPSISLSPSGGVALEGAVTVRCQGQRRGVRFVLNKERRHFPPVDSDDIEAVFPISNVRREDGGNYSCSYHSRSEPFAGSYPSDPVELVVRAGRPNLQAQLVPDGTVAEFPIPSVSREDGGSYTCDYRSIAEQSRWSYLSDPVEIIVADPSLPRPSISLSPTGVTAPGADVTIRCQGQRRDVRFFLHKAGDLNPPRHMDPAGDGAEFRIPTVGRQHGGSYSCSYRLQSEPFISSEPSDPVQLVVAGEIDPTQPGAAPDRVGPGGSESPAHLGQPSPIITGVSAAAAGLLLLLLLLLLVAFVCFRKTRARKGAAPRPSSTSPMGALKVPAQQDPTYASMDEGKEPQTLPQEPDPGADGLTYAELDCQALQAKRGGPAPAPEPAESSMYAVINVSRGPLQ; from the exons aTGGTGTCTGCTCTCATAAGTGAGTCTGCTCTCGTCCTCCTCCTAA GCTTCTGGCTGGCTGGGCGGAGCCAGGAGTCGGGAC AGGGGTCCTACCCCAAACCCTCCATCTCCGTCAGCCCCGGTGGGGTGATCCCTGTGGGGGGAAACGTCACCATCCGGTGTCGGCATCAGCACCTGGGCATGAGGTTCCTCCTCTACAAGGCTGGAGATGGGAACTATCTGACTTACACAGACCCTGCTGGCTCTGAGGCTGAATTTCCCATCACCAGCGCCAGACGGGAACAGAGCGGAAACTACACCTGTCATTATAGCGACAGAACAGTACGAGCTGCCTACTCGGAGCCCAGCGACCCTGTGCAGATCATTGTAGCAG AGCTCAGCTACCCCAAACCctccatctccctcagccccagcgGGGGGGTCGCCCTTGAGGGAGCCGTGACCGTCCGGTGTCAGGGGCAGCGCCGGGGCGTGCGGTTCGTGCTGAATAAAGAGCGACGCCATTTCCCACCTGTGGATTCGGATGACATTGAGGCTGTGTTTCCCATCAGCAACGTGCGCCGGGAGGACGGCGGGAACTACAGCTGCTCCTATCACAGCAGATCAGAGCCGTTCGCTGGGTCATACCCCAGCGACCCCGTGGAGCTGGTGGTGAGAG CTGGACGCCCGAACCTGCAGGCGCAGTTGGTGCCTGATGGGACCGTGGCTGAATTTCCCATCCCCAGTGTCAGCCGGGAAGATGGAGGGAGCTACACCTGCGACTATCGCTCCATAGCAGAACAGAGTCGCTGGTCGTATCTCAGTGACCCCGTCGAGATCATTgtagcag ATCCCAGCTTACCCAGACCCTCCATCTCTCTGAGCCCCACTGGGGTCACCGCCCCAGGGGCAGACGTCACCATCCGGTGTCAGGGGCAGCGCCGGGACGTGAGGTTCTTCCTGCACAAGGCTGGAGACCTGAACCCGCCGCGACACATGGACCCTGCTGGGGACGGGGCCGAGTTCCGCATCCCCACCGTGGGCCGGCAGCACGGAGGGAGCTACAGCTGCAGCTACCGGCTCCAATCAGAGCCCTTCATCTCCTCAGAGCCCAGCGACCCCGTGCAGCTGGTggtagcag GGGAAATTGACCCGACCCAGCCTGGAGCGGCGCCGGACAGGGTGGGGCCAG GCGGATCGGAATCGCCGGCACATCTGGGTCAGCCCAGCCCCATCATCACCGGGGTGAGCGCGGCAGCCGccggcctcctcctcctcctcctcctcctcctcctcgtggCCTTCGTCTGCTTCAGAAAAACCCGAGCCA GAAAAGGAGCCGCACCGAGACCGAGCAG CACCAGCCCTATGGGGGCATTAAAGGTGCCAGCTCAGCAAGACCCCACCT ACGCCTCCATGGATGAAGGGAAAGAGCCGCAGACCCTG ccccaggagcccGACCCCGGCGCCGACGGACTCACCTACGCCGAACTGGACTGCCAGGCGCTCCAGGCCAAGCGGGgaggcccggcccctgcccctgagcctgccgagTCCAGCATGTACGCCGTGATCAATGTGAGCCGGGGGCCCCTGCAGTGA
- the LOC128826572 gene encoding immunoglobulin superfamily member 1-like isoform X1, producing MVSALISESALVLLLSFWLAGRSQESGQGSYPKPSISVSPGGVIPVGGNVTIRCRHQHLGMRFLLYKAGDGNYLTYTDPAGSEAEFPITSARREQSGNYTCHYSDRTVRAAYSEPSDPVQIIVAELSYPKPSISLSPSGGVALEGAVTVRCQGQRRGVRFVLNKERRHFPPVDSDDIEAVFPISNVRREDGGNYSCSYHSRSEPFAGSYPSDPVELVVRAEREFLKPTIWVSPSRVVALGGNVTIRCEGRQRSMEFFLRKAGRPNLQAQLVPDGTVAEFPIPSVSREDGGSYTCDYRSIAEQSRWSYLSDPVEIIVADPSLPRPSISLSPTGVTAPGADVTIRCQGQRRDVRFFLHKAGDLNPPRHMDPAGDGAEFRIPTVGRQHGGSYSCSYRLQSEPFISSEPSDPVQLVVAGEIDPTQPGAAPDRVGPGGSESPAHLGQPSPIITGVSAAAAGLLLLLLLLLLVAFVCFRKTRARKGAAPRPSSTSPMGALKVPAQQDPTYASMDEGKEPQTLPQEPDPGADGLTYAELDCQALQAKRGGPAPAPEPAESSMYAVINVSRGPLQ from the exons aTGGTGTCTGCTCTCATAAGTGAGTCTGCTCTCGTCCTCCTCCTAA GCTTCTGGCTGGCTGGGCGGAGCCAGGAGTCGGGAC AGGGGTCCTACCCCAAACCCTCCATCTCCGTCAGCCCCGGTGGGGTGATCCCTGTGGGGGGAAACGTCACCATCCGGTGTCGGCATCAGCACCTGGGCATGAGGTTCCTCCTCTACAAGGCTGGAGATGGGAACTATCTGACTTACACAGACCCTGCTGGCTCTGAGGCTGAATTTCCCATCACCAGCGCCAGACGGGAACAGAGCGGAAACTACACCTGTCATTATAGCGACAGAACAGTACGAGCTGCCTACTCGGAGCCCAGCGACCCTGTGCAGATCATTGTAGCAG AGCTCAGCTACCCCAAACCctccatctccctcagccccagcgGGGGGGTCGCCCTTGAGGGAGCCGTGACCGTCCGGTGTCAGGGGCAGCGCCGGGGCGTGCGGTTCGTGCTGAATAAAGAGCGACGCCATTTCCCACCTGTGGATTCGGATGACATTGAGGCTGTGTTTCCCATCAGCAACGTGCGCCGGGAGGACGGCGGGAACTACAGCTGCTCCTATCACAGCAGATCAGAGCCGTTCGCTGGGTCATACCCCAGCGACCCCGTGGAGCTGGTGGTGAGAG CCGAGCGTGAATTTCTGAAACCCACCATCTGGGTGAGCCCCAGCAGGGTGGTGGCACTCGGGGGAAATGTCACCATCCGCTGTGAGGGTCGGCAACGATCCATGGAGTTCTTTCTGCGTAAAGCTGGACGCCCGAACCTGCAGGCGCAGTTGGTGCCTGATGGGACCGTGGCTGAATTTCCCATCCCCAGTGTCAGCCGGGAAGATGGAGGGAGCTACACCTGCGACTATCGCTCCATAGCAGAACAGAGTCGCTGGTCGTATCTCAGTGACCCCGTCGAGATCATTgtagcag ATCCCAGCTTACCCAGACCCTCCATCTCTCTGAGCCCCACTGGGGTCACCGCCCCAGGGGCAGACGTCACCATCCGGTGTCAGGGGCAGCGCCGGGACGTGAGGTTCTTCCTGCACAAGGCTGGAGACCTGAACCCGCCGCGACACATGGACCCTGCTGGGGACGGGGCCGAGTTCCGCATCCCCACCGTGGGCCGGCAGCACGGAGGGAGCTACAGCTGCAGCTACCGGCTCCAATCAGAGCCCTTCATCTCCTCAGAGCCCAGCGACCCCGTGCAGCTGGTggtagcag GGGAAATTGACCCGACCCAGCCTGGAGCGGCGCCGGACAGGGTGGGGCCAG GCGGATCGGAATCGCCGGCACATCTGGGTCAGCCCAGCCCCATCATCACCGGGGTGAGCGCGGCAGCCGccggcctcctcctcctcctcctcctcctcctcctcgtggCCTTCGTCTGCTTCAGAAAAACCCGAGCCA GAAAAGGAGCCGCACCGAGACCGAGCAG CACCAGCCCTATGGGGGCATTAAAGGTGCCAGCTCAGCAAGACCCCACCT ACGCCTCCATGGATGAAGGGAAAGAGCCGCAGACCCTG ccccaggagcccGACCCCGGCGCCGACGGACTCACCTACGCCGAACTGGACTGCCAGGCGCTCCAGGCCAAGCGGGgaggcccggcccctgcccctgagcctgccgagTCCAGCATGTACGCCGTGATCAATGTGAGCCGGGGGCCCCTGCAGTGA